From Macrobrachium rosenbergii isolate ZJJX-2024 chromosome 55, ASM4041242v1, whole genome shotgun sequence, a single genomic window includes:
- the LOC136835902 gene encoding zinc finger protein OZF-like, which produces MKPEPSLELPPKSKLESALSLPSINQENSNMAAFSESSDGNSLSLDPLMVVKAEPGEVCESNEDGECSYEMNSVVKEEDPLSCKMEVRQLQRNSHNGEKPFRSTDCEKVFSKKIKLKSRITNPTREKPFMCEVCGKAFSWKLCLTVHMRRHTGEKPFKCKECGKAFSVKQNHIDHMRIHSGEKPFVCKECGEAFSWKQSLAVHMRLHTGEKAFMCKECGKEFSRKSNLTVHMKIHTGEKRFMCKECRKTFSKSTDLTRHMKIHTGEKPFVCQECGKAFFRKPDLTVHMRMHTGEKPFVCKECGKAFCRKPGLIVHMRIHTGEKPFLCNECGKAFSRKNNLADHIRVHTGVYSHSCGRNAGKYYLGKLP; this is translated from the coding sequence ATGAAGCCAGAACCCTCTTTAGAATTACCTCCGAAAAGTAAGCTTGAAAGTGCGTTATCACTACCttccataaatcaagaaaacagcaacatggcTGCCTTTAGTGAAAGCAGTGATGGCAACTCTTTGTCTCTGGACCCACTGATGGTCGTGAAAGCAGAGCCAGGGGAAGTCTGTGAGTCTAATGAAGATGGTGAATGTTCGTATGAAATGAATTCGGTAGTGAAGGAAGAAGATCCACTAAGTTGCAAAATGGAAGTAAGACAATTACAAAGGAATAGTCACAATGGAGAGAAGCCTTTCAGATCCACTGACTGTGAGAAAGTATTTTCCAAGAAAATTAAGCTTAAAAGTCGTATCACAAATCCGACcagagagaagccattcatgtgcgaggtatgtgggaaagcattttcctggAAACTAtgtcttacagttcatatgagacgtcatactggagagaagccattcaagtgcaaggaatgtgggaaagcattttccgtTAAACAAAATCATATAGATCACATGAGAATTCATTCGGGAGAAAAGCCATTCGTGTGCAAGGAATGTGGAGAAGCATTTTCCTGGAAACAAAGTCTTGCAGTTCATATGAGACTTCATACTGGAGAAAAGGccttcatgtgcaaggaatgtgggaaagaaTTTTCCAGGAAAtcaaatcttacagttcatatgaaaattcatactggagagaagcgattcatgtgcaaggaatgcaGGAAAACATTTTCCAAGAGCACAGATCTTACACGtcatatgaaaattcatactggagagaagccattcgtCTGccaggaatgtgggaaagcatttttcaGGAAACCAGATCTTACAGtccatatgagaatgcatacaggagaaaagcctttcgtatgcaaggaatgtgggaaagcattttgcAGGAAACCAGGTCTTatagttcatatgagaattcatacaggaGAAAAGCCATTCCTGTGCaatgaatgtgggaaagcattttccaggaaaaataATCTTGCAGATCATATAAGAGTTCATACTGGAGTTTATAGCCATTCATGTGGAAGGAATGCTGGGAAGTATTATTTGGGTAAATTACCCTGA